A genomic window from Lycium barbarum isolate Lr01 chromosome 4, ASM1917538v2, whole genome shotgun sequence includes:
- the LOC132634930 gene encoding probable LRR receptor-like serine/threonine-protein kinase At1g63430: MRTCALLLQVIVTVGLFLVICDAFPSNEVHALNTFKESIYEDPLLVLSNWNALDSDPCDWAGIFCSMAQDHVIKINISGASLKGFLSPNLHLLSSLQELILHGNVLIGTIPKEIGLLKNLKFLDLGANQLTGPIPPELGNLSNIMKINLQSNGLTGKLPAELGNLKYLEELRLDRNKLQGILPANNGSDFTSGVHGMYASGVSPTGFCRSSQLKVADFSFNFLIGSIPKCLGYLPKSSFQGNCLQHKNPKQRSTALCGGTPPPTSHASTMNNKHHQPVEEPRHQASSKPTWLLALEVVTGVMVGSLFIVGLVTGLQKFKNKPSIIPWKKSGSEKDHMTIYVDTGMLKDVVRYSRQELEVACEDFSNIIGSSPDSVVYKGTMKGGPEIAVISLCVKEEHWTAYLELYFQKEVAELARINHENAGKLLGYCRESSPFTRMLVFEYASNGTLYEHLHYGEGCQLSWTRRMKIVIGIAKGLTYFHSELDPPFTISELNSNSVYLTEDFSPKLVDFESWKSIISRSEKNSGAISTEGAICVLPNTLESRHLDVQGNIYAFGVLLLEIISGRPPYCKDKGCLVDWAKEFLEVPEVLSYVVDPELKHFKEEDLKVICEVINLCIHPSTSKRTSMKDLCAILESNIDTSITAELKASSLAWAELALSS, encoded by the exons atgagaaCTTGTGCTTTATTATTACAAGTTATAGTTACTGTTGGGTTATTTCTTGTGATCTGTGATGCTTTTCCATCAAATGAAG TTCATGCTCTCAATACCTTCAAGGAATCTATATATGAAGACCCTCTACTGGTTTTGTCAAATTGGAATGCTTTAGATTCAGATCCTTGTGATTGGGCTGGAATCTTTTGTTCTATGGCTCAAGACCATGTCATAAAAAT TAACATTTCCGGCGCTTCGTTGAAGGGATTTCTTTCACCGAACTTGCATCTACTCTCCTCTTTGCAAGAACT AATTTTGCATGGCAATGTACTGATTGGTACAATTCCTAAGGAGATTGGCTTGTTGAAAAACCTGAAGTTCTTGGATTTGGGTGCTAACCAGCTAACAGGACCGATTCCTCCCGAACTTGGCAATTTGTCAAACATTATGAAAAT AAACCTACAATCTAATGGATTAACGGGGAAATTGCCTGCTGAGCTTGGTAATTTGAAATACCTTGAGGAACTTAGGTTGGACAGGAACAAACTTCAAGGAATATTGCCTGCTAATAATGGATCAGATTTTACATCCGGTGTACATGGAAT GTATGCCTCTGGTGTCAGCCCTACAGGTTTTTGTCGCTCATCCCAGCTTAAAGTTGCTGATTTCTCATTCAACTTTCTTATTGGAAGCATACCGAAGTGTTTGGGTTACCTTCCAAA ATCTAGCTTTCAAGGAAATTGCCTTCAGCACAAAAATCCGAAACAGCGCTCCACTGCTCTATGTG GTGGCACTCCACCTCCCACTAGCCATGCATCAACAATGAATAATAAGCACCACCAGCCTGTTGAAGAACCGAGACATCAGGCTTCTTCCAAGCCCACTTGGCTTTTGGCTTTAGAAGTGGTAACAGGAGTTATGGTGGGTTCTCTCTTCATCGTGGGTCTTGTGACTGGCCTTCAGAAATTTAAGAACAAACCCTCCATCATACCTTGGAAGAAATCAGGAAGCGAGAAAGATCATATGACAATTTATGTAG ATACTGGTATGCTGAAAGATGTCGTAAGATACAGCAGACAAGAACTTGAGGTAGCTTGTGAAGATTTCAGCAACATCATTGGATCCTCACCAGATAGTGTAGTTTACAAAGGAACCATGAAAGGTGGACCTGAAATAGCTGTAATATCTCTTTGTGTCAAAGAAGAGCATTGGACAGCCTATCTCGAGCTTTATTTTCAGAAAGAG GTGGCAGAATTGGCCAGAATAAATCATGAGAACGCTGGGAAACTTCTAGGCTACTGCAGAGAGAGTAGTCCTTTTACGAGGATGTTGGTGTTTGAGTATGCATCTAATGGGACATTATATGAACACCTTCATT ATGGAGAAGGATGCCAACTATCTTGGACACGCCGGATGAAAATAGTTATTGGCATCGCTAAGGGACTGACATACTTCCATTCAGAACTTGACCCTCCGTTTACTATATCAGAACTGAATTCAAATTCTGTATATCTCACAGAAGATTTTTCTCCCAAG CTTGTTGATTTTGAAAGTTGGAAGTCGATAATTTCCAGATCAGAAAAGAACTCGGGTGCTATCAGTACTGAAGGAGCAATATGTGTCCTTCCAAATACTCTAGAGAGCCGCCATCTCGACGTCCAGGGTAACATTTATGCATTTGGAGTACTGCTACTGGAAATAATCAGTGGGAGACCTCCATATTGTAAAGACAAAGGGTGCTTAGTAGATTGG GCTAAGGAATTTCTTGAAGTGCCAGAGGTACTATCGTACGTTGTGGATCCCGAGTTGAAACATTTTAAAGAGGAAGACCTCAAAGTGATTTGTGAGGTGATCAACCTTTGCATCCACCCGAGTACGAGTAAGAGGACTTCCATGAAGGACTTGTGTGCTATCTTGGAGAGCAATATTGACACTTCGATCACTGCTGAGCTCAAGGCATCGTCTTTGGCGTGGGCTGAGCTTGCACTTTCATCCTAA